Proteins from a genomic interval of Phlebotomus papatasi isolate M1 chromosome 3, Ppap_2.1, whole genome shotgun sequence:
- the LOC129806365 gene encoding lipid storage droplets surface-binding protein 2, which translates to MSQTGDSSTTTTTVTTSPNGTAKHHQDSDTSSETESAMAMNENQSLLPHLESFDRMMKLPVVEAAWNQSQDVYGKVKGSNAMFNWAFNTAEDALHGAIHFTAPFVQKFERPIHLVDQTLVRGIDKLEVKAPIIKEPPQEIYNQAKSKVIERVQPHINKVCSLRSAGQQKAASLKELSWAKANEVLATQYGSMAVSGVDTTATLAERLLDYYFPRAETDIEDDNAPISATEDPVLHTVQTVGRLSNKIARRVYRTVSRQVKMLKKEDVHEYVASLIAVLRLTQYLNFINEKMTSIQHTASTSKASNGQPAMIKDKE; encoded by the exons ATGAGTCAAACGGGAGATAGTTCAACAACAACAACCACTGTAACCACATCCCCAAATGGTACAGCGAAACATCATCAAGACTCTGATACATCATCAGAGACAGAAAGTGCAATGGCCATGAATGAGAATCAGAGTCTTCTGCCACATTTGGAATCATTTGATCGCATGATGAAACTTCCGGTTGTTGAAGCCGCATGGAACCAAAGTCAAGATGTCTATGGAAAGGTTAAAG GTTCAAATGCAATGTTCAACTGGGCTTTCAACACTGCCGAGGACGCACTCCATGGAGCCATTCATTTTACTGCACCTTTCGTGCAAAAATTCGAACGTCCAATCCATCTTGTGGATCAGACACTTGTCCGAGGCATTGATAAGTTGGAAGTGAAGGCACCAATCATCAAAGAACCACCTCAGGAAATTTACAATCAGGCCAAGTCAAAGGTGATCGAACGGGTTCAGCCACATATCAATAAAGTTTGCTCACTGAGGAGTGCAGGACAACAAAAGGCAGCATCTCTCAAGGAACTGTCCTGGGCTAAAGCCAATGAGGTTTTAGCGACACAGTATGGAAGCATGGCAGTGTCAGGAGTTGATACGACTGCTACATTGGCTGAACGTCTTCTCGACTATTACTTCCCAAGGGCGGAAACAGACATTGAAGACGATAACG CTCCAATTTCGGCAACAGAGGATCCAGTCCTGCATACAGTCCAGACAGTTGGTCGTCTGTCCAATAAAATTGCTAGAAGAGTTTACCGCACTGTGTCGAGGCAGGTGAAGATGCTGAAGAAGGAAGATGTCCATGAATATGTTGCGTCACTTATTGCCGTTCTCCGCCTAACGCAGTATTTGAACTTTATCAATGAGAAGATGACATCGATACAGCATACGGCGAGCACGAGCAAGGCCAGCAATGGGCAACCAGCTATGATAAAAGATAAGGAATAG